The Perca flavescens isolate YP-PL-M2 chromosome 23, PFLA_1.0, whole genome shotgun sequence genome has a window encoding:
- the LOC114549870 gene encoding G-protein coupled receptor 22 — translation MHTSPVLISAATMSNMTVLDTANPYDLDMTSDGTIYPISFQVSLTGFLLLEIVLGLSSNLTVLVLYCMKQNLISSVSNIITMNLHVVDVLVCVCCIPLTAVVVLLPLEADTAMMCCFHEACVSFASVATAANVLAITVDRYDISVRPANRVLTMGRAVALLGSIWALSFFSFLVPFMEVGFFINSGSDHVNQTAVLTVVHKNEYYTELGLYYHLLAQIPIFFFTAVVMLVTYYKILQALNIRIGTRFQHNLPKKKQKRKNTISMSIATQAEPTDASQSSTGVKAGGNATLGMRASVSVIIALRRAVKRHRERRERQKRVFRMSLLIISTFLLCWTPITVLNTIILSTGPSDLTVRLRLGFLVMAYGTTIFHPLLYAFTRQKFQKVLKSKMKKRVVSVVEADPTPNNVIIHNSWIDPRRNKKVTFEDTEARQKCLCSQDAD, via the exons ATGCACACATCTCCAGTGCTAATCTCTGCAGCCACCATGAGCAACATGACGGTGCTCGACACTGCTAACCCCTATGACCTGGACATGACCTCAGACGGGACTATCTACCCCATCAGCTTCCAG GTTTCTCTGACAGGCTTCCTGCTGTTGGAGATAGTTTTGGGCTTGAGCTCCAACCTCACTGTGCTCGTCCTCTACTGTATGAAACAGAACCTCATCAGCTCCGTCTCCAACATCATCACCATGAACCTGCATGTGGTGGATGTGTTG GTGTGTGTATGCTGCATCCCGCTGACAGCAGTGGTGGTGTTACTTCCTTTGGAAGCTGACACTGCTATGATGTGCTGTTTCCATGAGGCCTGCGTCTCCTTTGCAAGCGTAGCTACTGCTGCTAACGTCCTGGCCATCACTGTAGACCGGTATGACATCTCAGTGCGGCCGGCGAACCGTGTGCTCACGATGGGCCGAGCTGTAGCTCTACTGGGATCCATCTGGGCTCTATCCTTCTTCAGTTTCCTGGTTCCCTTCATGGAAGTAggcttcttcatcaactctggTTCAGACCATGTGAACCAGACTGCAGTGCTCACAGTGGTTCATAAAAATGAGTATTACACAGAGCTGGGGTTGTACTATCACCTGCTAGCACAGATCCCTATATTCTTTTTTACAGCTGTGGTAATGCTAGTGACGTACTACAAGATCCTTCAGGCACTTAATATTCGCATTGGCACACGCTTTCAGCACAACCTACCTAAAAAGAAGCAAAAGCGCAAAAACACTATCTCTATGAGCATTGCGACGCAAGCAGAGCCGACTGACGCTTCACAGAGCAGCACAGGAGTCAAGGCAGGTGGGAATGCAACCTTGGGCATGCGGGCATCAGTGTCAGTCATTATTGCGCTAAGACGAGCAGTAAAGCGTCACCGGGAGAGACGGGAGAGGCAGAAACGAGTCTTCAGGATGTCTCTTCTCATCATCTCCACATTCTTACTTTGCTGGACTCCAATAACTGTGCTCAACACCATCATCCTTAGCACTGGGCCCAGTGATTTAACGGTTCGCCTCCGCTTGGGCTTCCTGGTGATGGCCTATGGAACCACTATCTTTCACCCGCTCCTCTACGCCTTCACTCGGCAGAAGTTccaaaaggttttaaaaagcaAGATGAAGAAGAGGGTAGTGTCTGTAGTAGAAGCTGACCCTACGCCAAACAATGTCATCATCCATAACTCGTGGATAGACCCCAGGAGAAACAAGAAGGTCACTTTCGAGGACACGGAAGCCAGACAGAAATGTCTATGCTCGCAGGACGCCGACTAG